AAGAGAATATTTCTAAAGTTAAAAGTTAAATTCAATATACTTATAGCACTTACCTGAATAATACCACatgcagtttaatggcacagacatttgaagtaactctatcgcccccttgagtattgACGTTTGTTCCCACCACAGTAACACAAGAACACATGTTAAACATGTTCAGCCGGATTGCAGGTTCCCAAGTACTCGCATATGCATAATCATATTTGagttaaatgttttgtaatgtttctGGCCTAACATCTCCTTCCTTTTTTCATAGAAGTCAGTCGAATGGGTTTGGAGtgatatgagagtgagtaaataacaacagaattttaagttttggttaaactattcctTATACAACAGTTCTAATTGGTCTACTTCTTAGTTTTGCTATCAGCAGCTCTATGCACCATATAAGTTAACACCATGTAATGCaacatattttaaaagtttaataaagACAAGAAACACTCACTATCTGTGGCAGCAAGCTGAGAGTGCAGATTCGGTAAATCTTGTTTTTTGGAAACCATGGGATTATTGTTAGAATTGGCTATCCCAACATGCTCTTCTGAGACCACTTGCATTTGATTAGACTCTAAATTGTACCGCTTTGTTTCATCCTTAATTTTGGAAACCTCAGATTGATATCTCAGAGACAAAGAGGTGGTGCGAAGCTGCACCCCAAAAGCATTCTTCCGGTCTTCAGGTTCCTCAGTTTTCTCAGTTTCCACATGTTCTGTAGAGGTCTGGTTTCCTGGTGCGGGTTTGGACATAATAGGAGATAATTCTTCTCTTTGATAACTGCTCTTTGTCTCTTGCGTTTGATGAAGGAGCTGCAACTCTGTTGGTTTTGTCTCCCTAGCTTCATCCTTTAGTGGCTCTGGGTTAGGTTTCTTGGAATGGGTCTTGATTCCTGGAACACTTTTCAAATTTTCCCTGTCCTGCTTTGCTACGGTCTCACTTGTCATTTTGGAGCGATACTTGGCAGGTGCAATAGAAAACTGAAATGCTCCAGAGTTAAGTGTCTGTGATTTGGAATCAAACTCTCTTGCATAAGGGGCCCCAACGACTCCTTTAAAGGGTGCTGTAGTCTTACCAACCAGTTTGGGAGAAGAAGATTCCACTCCAACTTCCCAAGGCTTCTGAGAGGCTTCTGTGGGACCTTTTGGAGAGGGCGGATTCCTTGTTTCCATTTTTGGGTTTTTGGTTTGTGGCACAGGTACAAGATGTAATCTAAATGCTGCTTCTGCTTGGATCCCACCTTTGTTATCACTTGGTCCTTGAGATCCTTTATCATCAAAAATCAGGATCTCTTTAGTATCATATCTCTGGATTGGCAAAAGGGATCTTAACGGCTCTACTTCCCTTGATGGTTGGATCTCTTTTCCATCATATCTATTGATGGGTGAATGGGATCTAAATGGCTCTTTGTTGCTTGTTGGTTGTGTGGATTCAAGATAAAGTCCTGAAGGTGATACTCTCCCGGAAGACAGTGAAGTCAATCCAATTGGGGTGGCTTGCAAACAGAGAGGGTTGGTGGTGACCTTCTCCTCATGTTCAAGAAACATGAGGGTTTCAACACCCATGGATGGGGGATGGATTTCGATTCCAGTGGGTTTCTCCTCTTGGATCTGCAGTGAGTTTGCAGGTGTAGTTGATTTTGGTTCTGGAGTGGTAGGTTTCGGAGAAGAGCACAGGCGATTGTGCACTGTCTCTGTTGACATGGTTTCGATATCATCCTCCTCAGATAGAACGTTGTCCAAATCATTGAGACTTCCTGAGCGATGCTTGGGAGAGAGAGATGCCTGGGAGAGACAGACCAAACTGCCTTCAAATCTTTTGCTTAAACCAAATGTTCAAAATCAGTGTTAAAAACTGCTTGTGAATGatcaattataggtgatatttgtgttttttagttGCACTTTTGAATTTTTTGAATTTTAAATGCAACTTTTTTAATATTTAGCATACTATCCCATTTTTGCTGTGGTAAAATAGCAAGGAAAAATATGAGGAAAAATTGACAGGTAAGTTCATTTGAAGTAGTGCCCTTGCAGCCTTACCATTGACACTTTTTTGCCCTTTGTACTGGCTCGTTGGTTCCTAGGTTTGACTAACATACGATGACGAGCGGCTGAGTTATCCAACCTGGGTGTGGTAAACGCAGAGCAACTGAAATCCACTCCTGTAGAGGTTGTGTCCAAAGCTGAGGTGGAGGAAATTGGTGGCTGAGGAGATGGCTTAGAAACTGGGGATAAAGGCCTTGATGATGACTGGAAAGGATCACCCTGGTTGAGATACAATTAGCTAGTGTCATATAACTTATATATGTAGGATctttcttaaaggggtagttcaaccAAAAGTTGTTTTTGACTTGTGAtgtaacacaaatggagatgttgggAAGAATGTGAGGAACTGAtagccttggtcaccattcactttcattccataCAATtccatgaaagtaaatggtgactgagatttaatattctacctaacatctttttttttgtgtttcacagatgtCAAATGGGtctgaaacaacataagggtgagtaaatgatgacaaatgttaatacaccaccaccacaaagtTGATATTACACCTTGACATTAAACCAGGGTTGATTATGGAAATAGCATTACCTGTTCCTCCTCTTCACTTCCTGTTCCTGCTAAACTCAGAGAGCTCAGATGTTTATGAGGTTCTGGATA
This DNA window, taken from Xyrauchen texanus isolate HMW12.3.18 chromosome 5, RBS_HiC_50CHRs, whole genome shotgun sequence, encodes the following:
- the LOC127644249 gene encoding CRACD-like protein isoform X2, coding for MKQSKSASDITAPEAEREGYDSEDDCLYTQCLSTRAMSHDSIFITDQTQSTEPTRVLSQENVHGKIKALQLKLQQQNLHLGPPPMLIPGKYTEDSGATSEDDGLPCSPPEMFFHERAMHGAVKKYPEPHKHLSSLSLAGTGSEEEEQGDPFQSSSRPLSPVSKPSPQPPISSTSALDTTSTGVDFSCSAFTTPRLDNSAARHRMLVKPRNQRASTKGKKVSMASLSPKHRSGSLNDLDNVLSEEDDIETMSTETVHNRLCSSPKPTTPEPKSTTPANSLQIQEEKPTGIEIHPPSMGVETLMFLEHEEKVTTNPLCLQATPIGLTSLSSGRVSPSGLYLESTQPTSNKEPFRSHSPINRYDGKEIQPSREVEPLRSLLPIQRYDTKEILIFDDKGSQGPSDNKGGIQAEAAFRLHLVPVPQTKNPKMETRNPPSPKGPTEASQKPWEVGVESSSPKLVGKTTAPFKGVVGAPYAREFDSKSQTLNSGAFQFSIAPAKYRSKMTSETVAKQDRENLKSVPGIKTHSKKPNPEPLKDEARETKPTELQLLHQTQETKSSYQREELSPIMSKPAPGNQTSTEHVETEKTEEPEDRKNAFGVQLRTTSLSLRYQSEVSKIKDETKRYNLESNQMQVVSEEHVGIANSNNNPMVSKKQDLPNLHSQLAATDNERPSTQDISGTSKEAGLEPGWMSLAREKTRAYQPFLSRLATNQSPQVHPSPPTVPPSQPPKPTSQPKTQPVTTMFLPLKTQHTLNASIQMVNQQSSQVTTQRSPTKTTPSGMKDKQVSSGWRTENTFTQSAGGGRLPDIKDKSIPALRISTSETDATMKAACPSKMEGNSRPITPNNTELPTITSELLSSSSSSLDIFQQQPRSDGAQPSWMELAKRKSLAWSDKTLELI
- the LOC127644249 gene encoding CRACD-like protein isoform X1, producing MESSTGEMDKNVEELTGRKKSRFKQLKVRFFGKLKKKESEDLMKQSKSASDITAPEAEREGYDSEDDCLYTQCLSTRAMSHDSIFITDQTQSTEPTRVLSQENVHGKIKALQLKLQQQNLHLGPPPMLIPGKYTEDSGATSEDDGLPCSPPEMFFHERAMHGAVKKYPEPHKHLSSLSLAGTGSEEEEQGDPFQSSSRPLSPVSKPSPQPPISSTSALDTTSTGVDFSCSAFTTPRLDNSAARHRMLVKPRNQRASTKGKKVSMASLSPKHRSGSLNDLDNVLSEEDDIETMSTETVHNRLCSSPKPTTPEPKSTTPANSLQIQEEKPTGIEIHPPSMGVETLMFLEHEEKVTTNPLCLQATPIGLTSLSSGRVSPSGLYLESTQPTSNKEPFRSHSPINRYDGKEIQPSREVEPLRSLLPIQRYDTKEILIFDDKGSQGPSDNKGGIQAEAAFRLHLVPVPQTKNPKMETRNPPSPKGPTEASQKPWEVGVESSSPKLVGKTTAPFKGVVGAPYAREFDSKSQTLNSGAFQFSIAPAKYRSKMTSETVAKQDRENLKSVPGIKTHSKKPNPEPLKDEARETKPTELQLLHQTQETKSSYQREELSPIMSKPAPGNQTSTEHVETEKTEEPEDRKNAFGVQLRTTSLSLRYQSEVSKIKDETKRYNLESNQMQVVSEEHVGIANSNNNPMVSKKQDLPNLHSQLAATDNERPSTQDISGTSKEAGLEPGWMSLAREKTRAYQPFLSRLATNQSPQVHPSPPTVPPSQPPKPTSQPKTQPVTTMFLPLKTQHTLNASIQMVNQQSSQVTTQRSPTKTTPSGMKDKQVSSGWRTENTFTQSAGGGRLPDIKDKSIPALRISTSETDATMKAACPSKMEGNSRPITPNNTELPTITSELLSSSSSSLDIFQQQPRSDGAQPSWMELAKRKSLAWSDKTLELI